The stretch of DNA ACTTTGACCGTCTGCTGACGCATTTCCTCAATTTCCTGAAGTTTCTTATCCTCCAGATCACGAATTTCCACCTGAGCCAGCACTACGAAAAGAGGAGATTTGGTATAAGTTATGCATAACTTAGGACGCTTACTTTAATTACTTAAGGCATCACAACGATCCATGCAATCTTTGGGCGATACAAAGATATCGGAGACCTTAACCACATCATCCAAGACCTTTTCATATGGCTGAAATTCTTCGACAGTGGCTTTCAGAGCTGCTCGAAAAGTGCCAAGTTCATCAATGGAGATCTTGAATTTTTCAATACTCTCTGAAAGTTCCACATGCAAAGCTTTTTCTGCATTAATAGTCTTCTCGGCATTCCGTTTCTTGTCCATGCAATCCTTTATGAAGCTATTCACCGATATAAAACGCTTCCGCAAACGATCCTGTATCTTGTACATCTTTCGAACTCTAGCCGAATTCTTTTCAGTTTGCCTTTTGGCATTTTCTAGCATTTCCTTTTGCAATTCGACCATGGCATCATGTTCCCGGGTATTGTGAATGAACAGCAGATCAATGGAATCACCAGCAGAATCGGCGTTGGGTGGTTTTCTATATGGTCAAGTCTTAGAAAATGAATGCCAACCATCGATATTATTACACGACTTACACGAAAAATTGCTCTTGAGCCTTCGAGATGAAATAATCACGAACAGCCTCTTCGGGACGTAGGTCTAAATTTCCCAGGACATCGAGCTTTTTGGTCGGCTTCACTCGCGGCATATCGAAAGTCTTAAAAGGTAACTGCAACGTCtaacaaaaccaaatgaacaATGAATATCGTGTTTTTTTGTAAGTAACTGTGTATTTGTGTCTTTGTGTCtctgtgtatttgtgtgtttttgtctTTGTGTATTAGTAAACTTGTGtctttttgtatatttgtgtCTTTGTGTATTAGTAAACTTGTGtctttttgtatatttgtgtCTTTGTGTATTAGTTAACTTGTGtctttttgtatatttgtgtCTTTGTGTATTAGTAAACTTGTGTCtttttgtgcatttgtgtCTTTGTGTATTAGTAAACCTGTGTCTTCTTGTATGTGTTGTGATGTGTTGTGTTTCGTGTATTTTTGTGTATTCGTGTCTCTgtgtatttttgtgtgtgagtgtgtaacTAGTGTATTTGATTAACATCTGTTTAactaataataacaaatttaaCCAAGCCTACTGGAAGCATGATAAATTTTATTCAAGTTAACCCTTATAGAATTAATCAAAAACTAACGTTGCCTTAGTGATGTAAAGTCACCAAGGTAATGGCTAAATTAGTTCACGTTATTAAACGGTTTAACCGTTACTCGGCATCCATAGCAACCTTCATGAAAAGCTTGCCATTTGCCTAAGACGCCTCAAAGCTTTGAAGTCCTTTTCGTAgtttaaacataattttattgCCTTATTAAAGCTTCCGcgtttaaaattttcaaacagGAC from Drosophila willistoni isolate 14030-0811.24 chromosome 2R unlocalized genomic scaffold, UCI_dwil_1.1 Seg200, whole genome shotgun sequence encodes:
- the LOC6641527 gene encoding uncharacterized protein LOC6641527 isoform X1 is translated as MPRVKPTKKLDVLGNLDLRPEEAVRDYFISKAQEQFFVKPPNADSAGDSIDLLFIHNTREHDAMVELQKEMLENAKRQTEKNSARVRKMYKIQDRLRKRFISVNSFIKDCMDKKRNAEKTINAEKALHVELSESIEKFKISIDELGTFRAALKATVEEFQPYEKVLDDVVKVSDIFVSPKDCMDRCDALMLAQVEIRDLEDKKLQEIEEMRQQTVKVTNEAALTVLGLKNDLSRLERSYNQSRVLCLKWEKILTNTKDTIANNAMDKERTLDAINVLYRTLCQRRDMVPSIHRNDVEPQLDYIKTEIEVLNAILKEYEEEEEKSGQSRTNTLEDKVEC
- the LOC6641527 gene encoding uncharacterized protein LOC6641527 isoform X2 is translated as MPRVKPTKKLDVLGNLDLRPEEAVRDYFISKAQEQFFVKPPNADSAGDSIDLLFIHNTREHDAMVELQKEMLENAKRQTEKNSARVRKMYKIQDRLRKRFISVNSFIKDCMDKKRNAEKTINAEKALHVELSESIEKFKISIDELGTFRAALKATVEEFQPYEKVLDDVVKVSDIFVSPKDCMDRCDALSN